The DNA sequence GAGCAGATGATGGGCCCCTTCACAAGTCCTATGACACCCCAGGAAAGTGGCTGTGAAGAACTGGCAGGCCGTTGGGTGGAGTCAGAATGGGCCCATCTGAAGGGGGCAgatgacctgaggcagaggcctAGGTCCTAATTCAGGTCTTGGCCAAGCTGCTAAGCTGTTTGTACCTCAGTTTTTTACGTATTcataggagaggagagcagaCTTTAGATAGGTTCTAAGATTTCTCCCACTCTAATTCAATGGATTCAAGTTGGCAAAAGCATCCCGAGCTCTAGAGGCACCTGCAGTCAGGAAGTCATAGTGAGAAgttatattctttatttaattaatttatttttttaaaagatttttatttatttatttgacagagaaagatcacaagtaggcagagaggcaggcagagagagagagaaagggaagcaggctccctgctgagcagagagcccaaggtgggactcgatcccaggatcatgacctgagccgaaggcagcggcttaacccactgagccacccaggcgccctatattctTTACTTTGAAAATTAGGCCAGGGATAGCCCCACTTcgcaggggaggggcggaggtTATAACTTCAGTCTACCAAGGAAATAATAAGAGAGAAATGTCGTACAGGATCCTTTACCATATTATATTACTACCTGCATTTAGATTTCACGGTCTAGCCCAGAATCGTAATTCACATAACAGCGAAACTCATTTCCCAAGGTCCGGGTGTGTTTTGGAATAAACTTGCACATCTTCACACCAAGAAGTTTTGCTGCCTCTTCTTCCATGACCGCACCTGAAGGGAAAAAACCCAGTGAACCCAAAGTCTGAAATGCCAACCACAATGCCATCGCCAGCAGTGAAGGGATTCTTGACTAGAATACGTGAAGTTGACAATATCGCTCAGCAAATACAGGGGAAGGTCAATTCTGGATATATCCCTTTTTACTTCAACACATTTGCAAATTACctactttttccctttttcatttaataaatggttTTCATATTTCTGCAAAACTGAGATActtagaaaaatttagaaatgaagTTATATTCCACAAAGTaacataagcaaaaataattaCTAAGAACTAGTGAACCCCCCTTCTCAGTAATACCTGACCTTGCAAACTCACGGGAATACATTCACACCAGCTTCTGGCTGAGGGCTCCGGTATCTCACCTGCTGCCTGGCATGTGGCCCCACTGTGGACATGCCCCGCGGACCTCGGAGCACCTCTCCTGGAACACCGCATTGCAGGAAGTACTTCTCCAGCCCGCCCAGGCCCGAGACCCAGGACTCATCCTAGattcttcccttcccaccacaTCTCGAGCATAGTGAGTTCTTCCACTTTGATCTCAAAGTGTATCTTTACTCCATTCCCTGCCCTCCTTTCTACTGTCATACCTTGTCCCCACCATGTCTTTTCTCTGCTGGATATACCCTcaatggggggcctgcttctaCTTCTGCCCTTCAATCCCTTTCAGCACAAAGTGAAAGCACATTCCTTTAGGCCAACTGGGTCCTGTCCATTGGGGGCTGCTGCCTTTAAAGGATAGCCCCAACAGGGTCCATCACTTGTAGGGCTcctcttgcccctcctcccactccagcGATGCTCCCTGCACTTGCGCAGTGCTGGGTTGTGCTCCCTACATCCCTCCAAGAaccagggggaggaggaaaactCCAGGGGGCTCTGACTCTGGTTCCTGGAATTATaatctcttccctcccccctcccaccccagggggGTGCCCCTTGAGGTCTCCACTGGAATGTTGCTCCTCCAAGAGCTCTCTCCCAGCCCCATCTTAAGGGCACTGGTCAGTCTCAGTGCCTGCCCCACCCTTCtctgattctttcattttttcactaCACTTACCAGAATTGGTCATTCGTTTCTTCTGTCTGTTTTGCAAGTTTTTGACCTATCCCCTAAAACTAGAAGGTACGGTCCATGAGCTCAGAGCACCAGCCTGTCAGCCAACACAGATGGCTAGCAAACAACTACTGAATTAATAAGCCTTAAGTAAACATGAGCTGGGAGAAAAAGTCACCTTCTTGACAATTCTCCAACACAatgggaaacagactccctgcagcTCCAGCTTCCTGCCCAGCCTGAGGGGCATCAGCAGCCCAAGGGCACCCCGGGGTCTGGACAACAGCCCCCCAACATAACTGACCAGGAGTTAACATGCCAGTTCTCCACCAACCCTCTGTATATCCACCTTAGAAAGTACATGCATGACTCTCACCAGTAAGAAAATCTTCTGCTGATTAAATAAATCTAATCCAATGCCTAGTTCTGTAACCCTATGCAATTCATTTTAATGTTATCGATTCCATGTTTCTCTTTCAGCAAGTGGAGAGGCTGGATCAAATACTGCTACTATTCCTGATGAGAAGGAGTAAAAAAAACATAGTCCACTCACCAAATGCCAGACCCCATCTCACATTTATCATATCACTTAATTCCAGCAATGCTGAAAGGCAGGACATATTACCAGTCCcagtttacagataaggaaatccgggcacagagaggttatgcAACTTGTGTAGGGTCACACAGGAGATGGATTCAGGCTTTGAGTTCTGAGATCTCTTCCAGCTCCTGAAACCTAAGGCTGGAATATCTGGTCGTTGTTCCTGAGACGTACCTACCTGTGCACAGCAGAATCTTGCCCTGAGTCAGATACTTGATGGTTTCTGACGTTTTTCTGAGACACTCCTTGGAAAGGTAGGGGGGATCCGCTATTACGATGTCAAAACTGTGTGTGGCAATTTTTTCAGGTAAATCCAATGGATTATTGTAATCATAGAAGATATACTCCTCTCCATATATGGCAAATCTTTTGTCATATTCAAAGATGTATACAGAAATGTCTTCTCTGTGTAGGGCTCTCAGTTTCTGGTAAACACTGGGGGCGCTCACACAGGCtattctagaaaagaaaaggaaaaaaactcctGAAAGATCCATAGCTTAT is a window from the Neovison vison isolate M4711 chromosome 5, ASM_NN_V1, whole genome shotgun sequence genome containing:
- the EEF1AKMT1 gene encoding EEF1A lysine methyltransferase 1 isoform X1; translation: MSDSDDEDIPQLSSHALAALQEFYAEQKQQSDPGRDDKYNIGIIEENWQLSQFWYSQDTALRLATEAVAAAGERGRIACVSAPSVYQKLRALHREDISVYIFEYDKRFAIYGEEYIFYDYNNPLDLPEKIATHSFDIVIADPPYLSKECLRKTSETIKYLTQGKILLCTGAVMEEEAAKLLGVKMCKFIPKHTRTLGNEFRCYVNYDSGLDREI
- the EEF1AKMT1 gene encoding EEF1A lysine methyltransferase 1 isoform X2, whose protein sequence is MSDSDDEDIPQLSSHALAALQEFYAEQKQQSDPGRDDKYNIGIIEENWLSQFWYSQDTALRLATEAVAAAGERGRIACVSAPSVYQKLRALHREDISVYIFEYDKRFAIYGEEYIFYDYNNPLDLPEKIATHSFDIVIADPPYLSKECLRKTSETIKYLTQGKILLCTGAVMEEEAAKLLGVKMCKFIPKHTRTLGNEFRCYVNYDSGLDREI